Proteins encoded together in one Deltaproteobacteria bacterium window:
- a CDS encoding FAD-dependent oxidoreductase produces the protein MRLIVVGGVAGGATAVTRARRLSETADIVLFERGFYVSYANCGLPYYIGGEIEKRDDLFIASPERLKARYRIDVRTSQEVMEIDRSVKEVTVKDHTTQEVFREGYDKLILSPGARPTMPPIPGINSGKVFTLRDLPNSDSIKHHLAGNNINSAVIVGGGSIGLESAENFSRQGVSVSIVEMGDQVMPGLDYDMAVLIHRHLRDQDIDLHLGESVDRFHEQEDRIVVSTAKGLNITTDLVLLSIGVRPEKILAEKSGLSIGERGGIVVDDTMRTSDPDIYAIGDAIEVQDFVSGEKRLLALAGPANRQGRIAADNVMGRQSRFTPVLGTNITRVFDLVAASTGNSERSLMRTGTPYRMSFTHSYHHASYYPGSRLLSIKLLFNPEGGKLLGAQVVGEEGVDKRIDILATALRAGMSVYDLEELELAYAPQFGSAKDPVNIAGFVSANILRGDVEAVHWNELESLDKDRYVLLDVRTYEEVKQTGTIMDAVHIHIDELRDRLFELDAGKVYIAYCTVSLRGYIACRILVQNGFKAKILSGGFETWSPVQEDKEERSR, from the coding sequence ATGAGACTTATCGTTGTGGGAGGCGTTGCAGGCGGCGCCACTGCAGTGACACGCGCCAGAAGACTTTCCGAAACTGCGGACATTGTCCTGTTTGAACGCGGATTCTATGTGTCCTATGCCAATTGCGGATTGCCCTATTACATCGGAGGAGAAATCGAAAAGCGGGATGATCTGTTCATCGCCTCTCCGGAGCGGCTCAAGGCCAGATATCGTATTGACGTGAGAACCTCACAGGAGGTTATGGAGATAGACCGAAGCGTAAAGGAGGTTACGGTAAAGGACCACACCACCCAAGAGGTATTCAGGGAAGGTTATGACAAACTCATTCTCTCCCCCGGTGCCCGCCCGACAATGCCCCCGATTCCCGGCATAAACTCCGGCAAGGTCTTTACCTTGAGGGATCTGCCGAATTCGGACAGCATTAAGCACCACCTGGCCGGGAATAACATTAACTCCGCAGTGATAGTGGGAGGCGGATCCATCGGACTGGAATCGGCTGAAAATTTCAGCCGTCAGGGTGTGTCGGTGAGTATTGTAGAAATGGGCGATCAGGTGATGCCGGGCCTGGACTACGACATGGCGGTACTCATTCACCGGCACCTGCGGGATCAAGATATCGATCTTCATCTGGGGGAGAGTGTCGACCGGTTTCATGAACAGGAAGACCGCATCGTGGTCAGCACCGCGAAAGGCCTCAACATAACAACCGACCTGGTGTTGCTTTCCATCGGCGTAAGGCCGGAAAAGATCCTTGCAGAGAAATCGGGATTGTCCATAGGAGAGCGCGGGGGGATCGTGGTGGATGATACGATGCGCACCTCGGATCCGGACATTTATGCCATAGGTGACGCCATAGAGGTTCAGGATTTTGTCTCAGGCGAAAAGCGTCTGCTCGCTCTGGCAGGCCCGGCCAACCGGCAGGGAAGAATTGCGGCGGACAATGTAATGGGCCGTCAATCCCGATTTACGCCCGTTTTGGGAACAAACATAACCCGGGTTTTTGATTTGGTAGCGGCTTCCACGGGTAACAGCGAACGCTCCCTGATGAGAACAGGAACACCGTACAGGATGTCCTTCACCCATTCATATCATCACGCATCCTATTACCCCGGAAGCAGACTCCTTTCCATCAAATTGCTTTTCAACCCGGAAGGGGGAAAACTGCTCGGTGCGCAGGTGGTGGGGGAAGAGGGTGTGGACAAACGAATTGATATACTGGCTACGGCCTTGCGAGCCGGCATGTCGGTGTACGACCTGGAAGAGTTGGAGCTTGCCTATGCACCCCAGTTCGGCTCCGCCAAAGACCCTGTCAATATCGCGGGATTTGTATCCGCCAATATACTCAGGGGGGATGTGGAGGCGGTCCATTGGAACGAACTGGAAAGCTTGGATAAGGACCGATACGTGCTGCTGGATGTACGCACGTACGAGGAGGTGAAACAGACCGGAACCATCATGGACGCCGTACATATTCATATCGACGAATTGCGGGATCGACTGTTCGAACTCGATGCCGGCAAGGTCTACATTGCGTACTGCACGGTAAGCCTGAGAGGATACATCGCATGCCGGATTCTCGTTCAAAATGGCTTTAAGGCCAAGATTCTGAGCGGCGGCTTTGAAACGTGGTCACCGGTCCAGGAAGATAAGGAAGAGAGGAGCAGATAA
- a CDS encoding DUF488 domain-containing protein: MQIWLKRAYEGPGSQDGTRILVDRLWPRGLSKEAAHIDVWLKEIAPSDTLRKWFGHDPDKWEAFKRRYYGELEAPGNEAIDKLAEIAAKGRVTLVFAAKDERFNNAAALKEYLEERFPHRSENPYKEDMAT, encoded by the coding sequence ATGCAAATCTGGTTGAAAAGGGCGTATGAAGGGCCCGGTTCTCAGGACGGGACCAGAATCCTGGTAGATCGGCTGTGGCCCCGGGGTCTCAGCAAGGAAGCGGCCCATATCGACGTATGGCTCAAGGAGATAGCGCCGAGCGATACCCTCCGCAAATGGTTCGGTCACGACCCGGATAAATGGGAAGCCTTTAAGAGGCGTTACTATGGGGAATTGGAGGCTCCAGGGAATGAGGCGATTGACAAACTGGCAGAGATCGCTGCAAAAGGGAGGGTCACCCTTGTTTTCGCGGCCAAGGATGAGCGGTTTAACAATGCAGCGGCTTTAAAAGAATATCTGGAGGAAAGATTTCCTCACCGATCTGAAAACCCATACAAGGAGGATATGGCGACATGA
- a CDS encoding hemerythrin domain-containing protein: MMPIGPLMIEHRLIERMITLMTEQLNQLQKDHRIDVRFIEQAVQFMKAYADQCHHGKEEDILFRELRNKPITQEHDRIITELMEEHEWGRNTTGRLVEANERYGKGEDKALGTIEACLKDLVAFYPQHIRKEDKGFFIPVMDYFTEEEKDAMLKEGQAFDSNLIHQEYDRMVSQLENNKERQ; this comes from the coding sequence ATGATGCCCATCGGCCCCTTGATGATCGAGCACAGGCTCATCGAAAGAATGATCACCTTAATGACCGAGCAACTCAACCAGCTGCAAAAGGATCACCGAATCGACGTTCGGTTTATTGAACAGGCAGTCCAATTCATGAAGGCCTATGCAGACCAGTGCCACCATGGAAAAGAGGAGGACATCCTTTTCAGGGAGCTACGGAATAAACCCATTACCCAGGAGCATGATCGAATCATTACAGAACTCATGGAGGAACACGAGTGGGGAAGAAACACCACAGGCCGGCTCGTGGAGGCCAATGAACGCTATGGAAAGGGGGAAGACAAAGCGCTCGGCACAATAGAAGCATGTCTTAAAGACCTGGTGGCCTTTTATCCCCAACACATCCGGAAGGAAGATAAGGGCTTTTTTATACCGGTCATGGACTATTTCACCGAAGAGGAGAAAGACGCCATGTTGAAGGAAGGGCAGGCCTTTGACAGCAATCTGATTCATCAAGAGTACGATCGCATGGTTTCCCAATTGGAAAATAACAAGGAAAGACAGTAA
- a CDS encoding class I tRNA ligase family protein, with product MTLYVTNTLTRKKEPFKSRVEKRVKMFTCGPSIYRRPHVGNFATFLFEDILQRYLEYSGYEIQRVINFTDVEDKALEEAAQKDISLSALTEPVANRFLKEAASLQMRLPREIPRSSTHVDEAVRLIQELLKGGYAYWHQNDVFYDPLKFKGFGKLYGLDMSRWPKKKRHFRKDTYPGQRWNLGDFILWHGYRPHQDDRFYWDTPIGKGRPAWNIQDPAIISSRLGYQIDIACGGVDNLYRHHDYTIAVMEAVSQRLFSRYWLHGEHVLLDGRKMSKSKGNILYLEDIQDKGFTAKDIRFYLIYGHYRKKINLTLKQLQKTADQLTSFRDTVRNVCHSSGPRGRRAQNTGELIHDLTRTFEDRMNDDLDVRGAFDNIASILGKLNALHNGHGLSKHDRTQILHALERIDSVFGVLF from the coding sequence ATGACGTTGTATGTGACCAACACCCTCACCCGGAAAAAGGAGCCTTTTAAGAGCAGAGTAGAAAAAAGGGTCAAGATGTTTACCTGCGGGCCTTCCATTTACAGGAGACCCCATGTCGGCAACTTCGCCACGTTCCTTTTTGAAGACATTCTGCAAAGATATCTGGAATACTCTGGTTATGAGATCCAGAGGGTAATCAATTTTACCGACGTGGAAGACAAGGCCTTGGAAGAGGCAGCGCAAAAGGACATCTCCCTATCCGCGCTCACAGAGCCCGTGGCGAATCGATTTCTCAAGGAAGCCGCCTCTCTTCAAATGCGACTTCCCCGTGAGATTCCCCGATCGTCCACGCATGTCGATGAGGCGGTTCGCCTCATTCAGGAACTCCTGAAAGGAGGATATGCCTATTGGCATCAAAACGATGTATTTTATGACCCGCTGAAATTCAAGGGATTCGGAAAGCTTTACGGATTGGACATGAGCCGGTGGCCGAAAAAAAAGAGACATTTTCGAAAGGATACCTATCCCGGACAGCGCTGGAACCTTGGGGATTTCATTCTGTGGCATGGGTATCGTCCGCACCAAGACGACAGATTTTATTGGGATACACCCATCGGTAAGGGACGGCCGGCGTGGAATATACAGGATCCGGCGATCATCAGCAGCAGACTGGGCTACCAAATCGACATTGCCTGCGGTGGCGTGGACAACCTTTACCGGCATCACGACTATACCATCGCAGTCATGGAAGCTGTCTCTCAGCGTCTTTTTTCCCGTTACTGGCTCCATGGGGAACATGTCCTGCTGGATGGCCGCAAGATGTCCAAAAGCAAGGGAAATATTCTTTATTTGGAAGATATCCAAGACAAGGGATTTACCGCGAAAGATATCCGATTTTATTTGATATACGGTCACTATCGAAAAAAGATAAACCTCACTTTGAAGCAGCTGCAAAAAACGGCTGATCAGTTAACATCTTTCAGGGATACGGTCCGAAATGTGTGCCATTCATCCGGGCCCAGGGGTCGGCGTGCGCAAAACACCGGCGAACTTATTCACGATCTGACGAGAACATTCGAAGACAGGATGAATGATGATCTGGATGTACGGGGGGCCTTCGACAATATCGCGTCTATATTGGGAAAATTGAATGCCCTCCATAACGGACACGGTTTGTCCAAACATGACCGGACGCAGATTCTTCACGCTCTCGAGAGAATCGACAGCGTGTTCGGGGTTTTATTTTAG
- a CDS encoding rubrerythrin — protein MPEFAHPFAGLTLDRKITHEELIRAIRYSIAAEYEAIQLYMQLAESTDNEKAKAVLVDVANEEREHVGEFLRVLRELAPDEEEYYQKGSEEVEELFKKLSK, from the coding sequence ATGCCGGAATTTGCACATCCTTTTGCAGGGTTGACCCTGGATAGAAAAATCACCCATGAGGAGTTGATACGGGCTATACGATATAGTATCGCCGCGGAATATGAGGCCATTCAACTCTACATGCAGCTTGCGGAATCCACGGATAATGAAAAGGCGAAGGCGGTCCTTGTGGACGTGGCCAACGAGGAGCGGGAACATGTGGGAGAATTCCTGAGGGTGCTAAGGGAGTTGGCTCCCGATGAAGAGGAGTATTACCAGAAAGGTTCAGAAGAAGTGGAAGAGCTGTTCAAGAAGCTTTCCAAATG